One Amblyomma americanum isolate KBUSLIRL-KWMA chromosome 8, ASM5285725v1, whole genome shotgun sequence DNA window includes the following coding sequences:
- the LOC144102788 gene encoding uncharacterized protein LOC144102788 — translation MDLLKPPEPLQLSGNLSQNWKRFKQKLELFIKATTPKDDPRSGAAKAALLLSVAGDEALDVFNTFTFGEQEDKEDYDTLVRKFEAYCAEVSNEVHERYVFRSRKQEDGEPFERFIRDLKKQAAQCNFEGLHDSMIRDQIVFGTNNSKLREKMLREKGLTLLKAEEMCRVAESVAQRNEVWARPGASIDSVSRSRASCHRCVDRQETSAVNGSSYRCKKCNRRHEPRQCPAYGKRCNTCRKLHHFAICCPARALVNEVGAQFNDEFDVLDVCIDSCITGDWTVEAKVGGRKALFKVDTGAQASLLPFSIYRKLKTAELNPTSSVLRAYNGGIITNFGTTVQKITVGDAATTVKFYVVKNGRPHSGHCQHFG, via the exons ATGGACCTGCTGAAGCCCCCGGAACCTTTGCAGCTCTCCGGTAACCTGTCGCAGAATTGGAAGCGGTTTAAGCAAAAACTGGAACTCTTCATCAAGGCGACCACGCCAAAGGACGACCCAAGAAGCGGAGCAGCGAAAGCTGCACTCCTGTTGAGCGTTGCCGGAGACGAAGCACTTGACGTCTTCAACACGTTTACGTTTGGTGAGCAGGAAGACAAGGAAGATTACGACACCCTGGTCCGGAAGTTTGAAGCATACTGTGCCGAGGTAAGCAATGAAGTGCATGAGCGGTATGTTTTTCGCTCGAGAAAACAAGAAGACGGAGAGCCGTTCGAAAGATTTATTAGAGACCTCAAGAAGCAAGCAGCGCAATGCAACTTCGAAGGACTGCACGATTCAATGATCAGGGATCAGATCGTCTTTGGGACGAATAATtccaaactgcgtgaaaaaatGCTGCGGGAAAAGGGCTTAACGTTGTTAAAGGCTGAAGAAATGTGCAGGGTAGCGGAATCAGTGGCACAAAGAAATGAAGTCTGGGCCAGGCCCGGTGCCAGCATTGACTCCGTCTCTCGCAGTAGGGCGTCGTGCCACCGCTGCGTAGACCGGCAAGAGACCAGTGCAGTAAACGGTAGTTCGTACCGGTGCAAGAAATGCAACCGACGGCACGAGCCGAGGCAGTGTCCTGCTTACGGAAAAAGATGCAACACTTGTCGAAAGCTGCATCACTTTGCGATTTGTTGTCCGGCCAGGGCGCTCGTCAACGAAGTCGGCGCACAGTTCAATGATGAGTTTGATGTTCTTGACGTCTGCATcgacagctgcattactggtGATTGGACTGTCGAAGCCAAAGTTGGGGGTCGTAAAGCATTATTCAAGGTGGATACCGGAGCACAAGCAAGCCTCTTACCATTTTCGATATACCGCAAGTTGAAAACTGCCGAACTGAATCCTACGAGCTCTGTGCTGCGAGCATACAATGGAGGCatcatcaccaacttcggaacaacaGTCCAAAAAATAACCGTTGGAGATGCTGCAACTACAGTGAAATTCTACGTGGTGAAAAATGGACGCC CGCACAGTGGACACTGTCAACACTTCGGCTGA
- the LOC144102118 gene encoding uncharacterized protein LOC144102118: MVLQPDATPVVQPARRVPLSLRQPLRDELQRMERAGIITKEDGPTDWYVPGKHLVLADMLSRSTTPGGVDNAGATEDVEVHALQLLNGMVTVTTQQKLAKETARDCYLQTVVSNLSAGNPIQDVERLPDTSARSVVAALSAMFARYGIPIELCTDNGPQFSSQEFAAFAKEYDFAHVTSSPHYPQSNGLAEKGVQIVKRIMKKTQDARHDFWLGLLAYRSTPLIDGQSPGELLQGRRLRSNLPDFGGIKTIEVKKHRQTPKGQPLPQLGKGDVVRLRDTTWSQKGKVVGEAAPRSYHVVTESRRVLRRNRRHLLHSSEQYAETSDDDTDDDCADEADPNARNSPGSVTPQPYGTTSAAPQQPPGLCDQHLAHGATPSASITHPEQPTSVISLRRSTRTAKPPQRLRYDAAFNQLS, from the exons ATGGTACTACAGCCAGATGCTACCCCAGTCgtccagccagcgcggcgggtgccCCTGTCTTTGCGCCAACCGCTTCGCGACGAGCTTCAAAGAATGGAGAGAGCTGGTATCATCACAAAAGAAGATGGACCTACAGACTGG TACGTTCCAGGGAAGCACCTGGTCTTGGCAGACATGCTCTCACGATCGACTACACCCGGGGGTGTCGACAATGCTGGTGCCACAGAAGACGTCGAagttcacgcactacagctcctgaACGGCATGGTCACGGTAACAACGCAGCAAAAACTGGCAAAGGAAACTGCTCGTGACTGCTACTTGCAGACTGTCGTCAGCAACTTATCAGCAGGAAACCCAATTCAAG ATGTCGAGAGGCTTCCAGACACAAGTGCAAGAAGTGTTGTTGCGGCTCTCAGTGCTATGTTTGCTCGATACGGCATTCCTATCGAACTGTGCACTGATAATGGACCACAGTTTTCAAGCCAAGAGTTCGCAGCCTTCGCTAAAGAGTATGATTTTGCGCACGTCACGTCTAGCCCACACTACCCGCAGTCTAACGGCCTTGCTGAAAAAGGTGTGCAAATTGTCAAGCGGATAATGAAGAAAACTCAAGACGCACGACACGACTTCTGGCTAGGCCTTCTGGCCTACCGATCAACGCCACTGATTGATGGTCAATcccctggcgagcttcttcaaggCAGGCGCCTTCGATCTAATCTCCCCGATTTTGGCGGTATCAAGACTATCGAAGTCAAGAAGCACCGCCAGACGCCCAAAGGACAGCCGTTGCCTCAACTAGGTAAAGGTGACGTCGTCAGGCTGCGAGACACAACTTGGTCACAGAAAGGAAAGGTGGTTGGGGAAGCTGCCCCGAGGTCCTACCACGTTGTAACTGAAAGTCGTCGTGTTCTTCGGCGCAACAGGCGACAcctgcttcattcaagcgagcaGTATGCTGAAACAAGTGACGATGACACCGACGACGACTGCGCAGACGAAGCTGACCCAAATGCAAGGAACAGTCCAGGGAGTGTGACACCGCAGCCTTATGGCACTACAAGTGCAGCACCCCAGCAGCCTCCGGGGCTCTGTGACCAACATCTAGCCCACGGTGCCACGCCTTCGGCTTCGATTACCCATCCAGAGCAACCCACAAGTGTCATCAGTCTGAGGAGGTCGACTCGTACCGCGAAGCCTCCCCAACGTCTTCGTTATGACGCTGCTTTCAATCAGTTATCATGA